One window of Nocardia nova SH22a genomic DNA carries:
- a CDS encoding DUF1684 domain-containing protein encodes MAAQATSAADTFTTEWREWHRRQEAHLSDRHGFLAITSLHWLTETPERFEDAPGAWSTGADGVVVVLDEGEELVVDGEPVHGRYGFGVIPERGGVNAAWGDAVIEVAKRGGNDIVRPRHPDNLLRTDFHGTPAYAPDPKWVVHGRYVAFDEPRPTTVGAAVEGLEHVYDAPGRIEFEVDGKPLRLTAFPGKNPGDLSVLFTDATSGVTTYAANRVVQVPSPEADGTVVLDFNRAVNLPCAYTDLATCPLPPAENRLPIAVEAGEKIPYERQG; translated from the coding sequence ATGGCAGCTCAGGCGACGTCGGCCGCGGACACGTTCACCACCGAGTGGCGGGAATGGCATCGGCGGCAGGAGGCGCATCTGTCCGATCGGCACGGGTTTCTCGCCATCACGAGTCTGCACTGGCTCACCGAGACTCCCGAGCGCTTCGAGGATGCGCCCGGCGCCTGGTCGACCGGGGCCGACGGCGTGGTGGTCGTGCTCGATGAAGGCGAAGAGCTGGTCGTCGACGGTGAGCCGGTGCACGGCCGCTATGGATTCGGCGTCATTCCCGAACGCGGTGGTGTGAACGCCGCGTGGGGTGATGCGGTGATCGAGGTCGCCAAGCGAGGCGGCAACGACATCGTGCGGCCCCGGCATCCGGACAACCTGTTGCGCACGGACTTTCACGGCACCCCGGCGTACGCGCCGGACCCGAAGTGGGTCGTGCACGGACGCTATGTGGCCTTCGACGAGCCGCGCCCTACGACGGTCGGCGCCGCCGTGGAAGGGCTCGAACACGTCTACGACGCACCGGGGCGGATCGAATTCGAGGTCGACGGTAAACCGTTGCGCCTCACCGCTTTCCCCGGCAAGAACCCCGGCGACCTGTCGGTGTTGTTCACCGACGCGACCTCCGGAGTCACCACCTACGCGGCGAACCGGGTGGTACAGGTGCCGTCGCCGGAGGCCGACGGCACGGTGGTGCTCGACTTCAATCGTGCGGTGAATCTGCCGTGCGCCTACACGGATCTGGCGACCTGCCCGCTGCCACCGGCGGAGAACCGGCTGCCGATCGCCGTCGAGGCGGGGGAGAAGATCCCCTACGAGCGTCAGGGATGA
- a CDS encoding NAD(P)/FAD-dependent oxidoreductase — protein sequence MSNNEVVVIGGGYAGVMAANRLTQRDDVRVTLINPRPVFVPRLRLHQLVGGTHDAVVDYRDVLAEGVRLVTDSVTRIDPAGRTVEPADGGSIGYDYLIYAVGSGTPAPKVPGAAEFAYPVVTLEAAKRLRSILFDTPASAAVTVIGGGPTGIETAAELAGQGREVTLVCGSVLVPYLHPKARRTARKYLAKLGVRVVEGTDVIAVARDAVELGDGRTLASDVTIWAAGFGVPDLAARSGLSVDAAGRLLTDETLTSIDDERIVAAGDSSAPSDLPFRMSAYTAYCLGAHAADTVLHRIAGEPPAPIDLAFPAMCLSFGRDAGIYQLGHKDETAMRLYFGGAVGKKLKEFACEAGINHLATEARKPGSHHWFSDGKHRPALLQEQRTAAPVA from the coding sequence ATGAGCAACAACGAAGTCGTAGTGATCGGCGGCGGATACGCCGGAGTGATGGCGGCCAACCGCCTGACGCAGCGCGACGACGTGCGGGTGACCCTGATCAACCCTCGTCCGGTCTTCGTCCCGCGGCTTCGGCTGCATCAGCTGGTGGGCGGGACCCACGATGCGGTCGTCGACTACCGCGATGTCCTGGCCGAGGGCGTCCGGCTGGTGACCGACAGCGTGACGCGGATCGACCCGGCCGGGCGCACCGTGGAACCGGCCGACGGTGGCAGCATCGGATACGACTACCTGATCTACGCGGTGGGCAGCGGAACTCCCGCGCCGAAGGTTCCCGGTGCGGCCGAATTCGCCTATCCGGTAGTGACTTTGGAGGCGGCGAAGCGGCTGCGGTCGATTCTGTTCGATACGCCTGCATCGGCCGCGGTGACGGTGATCGGGGGCGGGCCGACCGGCATCGAGACCGCCGCCGAACTGGCCGGACAAGGACGCGAGGTCACCCTGGTCTGCGGCAGCGTGCTCGTTCCCTATCTGCATCCGAAGGCGCGGCGCACGGCGCGCAAGTACCTCGCGAAACTCGGCGTGCGTGTCGTCGAAGGCACCGATGTCATCGCGGTCGCGCGGGACGCCGTGGAACTCGGCGACGGCCGGACGCTGGCGAGTGATGTGACGATCTGGGCGGCCGGATTCGGCGTGCCCGACCTGGCCGCCCGCAGCGGATTGAGCGTCGACGCCGCCGGGCGTCTGCTCACCGACGAGACACTGACCAGCATCGATGACGAACGCATCGTCGCGGCGGGCGATTCGTCGGCACCTTCGGACCTGCCGTTCCGGATGAGCGCCTACACGGCGTACTGCCTGGGCGCCCACGCCGCCGACACCGTGCTGCACCGGATCGCGGGGGAACCGCCCGCACCGATCGACCTCGCCTTCCCCGCGATGTGCCTGAGCTTCGGCCGCGACGCCGGTATCTACCAGCTCGGTCACAAGGACGAGACCGCCATGCGGCTGTACTTCGGCGGCGCCGTGGGCAAGAAGCTCAAGGAATTCGCGTGCGAAGCGGGGATCAACCACCTGGCGACCGAGGCCCGCAAACCCGGCTCACACCACTGGTTCTCCGACGGCAAGCACCGGCCCGCGCTGCTGCAGGAACAGCGCACCGCCGCGCCGGTCGCCTAG
- a CDS encoding tetratricopeptide repeat protein yields MASTNAAAATEIRGARASTVLRTAAGCSIRTTATVGGSSGTAMPGTTVLPIPAATSPSSRTSPGPRTRCRGRDPGPELVDSLELGGYRYLHSTRAELLRRLGRTTEARAAYTRAIELAATEPERLFLEHRRTGLG; encoded by the coding sequence ATGGCATCCACGAACGCGGCGGCCGCCACCGAGATCCGCGGGGCGCGGGCCAGCACCGTCCTGCGCACCGCGGCCGGGTGCTCGATACGGACCACGGCGACCGTGGGAGGCAGCAGCGGTACCGCGATGCCCGGCACCACGGTGCTGCCCATTCCCGCGGCGACCAGCCCGAGCTCGCGAACCAGTCCCGGGCCACGAACGCGATGTCGGGGTCGCGATCCGGGTCCGGAACTCGTCGATTCGCTCGAGCTCGGCGGGTATCGCTATCTGCACTCCACCCGTGCCGAACTGCTGCGCCGCCTCGGCCGCACCACCGAGGCCCGTGCGGCGTATACGCGGGCGATCGAGCTGGCCGCCACCGAACCCGAGCGCCTGTTCCTCGAACATCGGCGAACCGGCCTCGGGTGA
- a CDS encoding lipase family protein: MPSASGRAASSASDQAASSASDPSASTTPVPAAPTTSSPAAPNKSDQVAPSADPAAPTAPDPAAPASPDPAAPTSPEPSGSHNPGPSPFQRWLDDHIPAPSAVLPGIGSAASDPGALTDTQELWNRIQSSPTGDPFFDATPDNLAQYAPGDVIESRDVSWPGVPMVFLTVLTPVQRAIQLKFRTTNSSGAPSFGTATLLLPFGRWTGPGSRPVLLNAPPINALNRRCTPGYVFSHGYDLTSGNGNDFVPSPTMWAASRNYAVVIPDHEGPLMAYAEPTVAGHIMLDTVRAVRHLMPDQFGESRFAMTGYSGGAIASYAGAMLAREYAPELLPLLAGAAMGGLPSDYESFAKTFDGTYASGLMLTVTLALAREHPEILERMNHLAQWAAISPLKDVCSSTMADVGIFVPYAALANMADPLHTEFADEMFRRLSLKGKKAGMPIYVYNGLHDPWMPVANAEKFYAEQCALGVPATKSIVGGEHILGYFDGFLGSTQWLGERLSGVPAPNACEVAPRAETTPAQGSSSTTATTPTRAVKPSAAPGR, encoded by the coding sequence GTGCCGTCCGCGTCAGGTCGGGCTGCGTCCTCCGCGTCGGATCAGGCCGCATCCTCCGCGTCGGATCCGTCCGCCTCGACCACGCCCGTTCCAGCGGCCCCGACCACATCCAGCCCAGCGGCCCCGAACAAGTCCGATCAGGTTGCGCCATCAGCCGATCCCGCCGCCCCAACCGCCCCCGATCCCGCCGCCCCCGCGTCCCCCGATCCTGCCGCCCCCACGTCCCCCGAACCGTCCGGCTCCCATAACCCCGGACCATCGCCGTTCCAGCGCTGGCTCGACGACCACATCCCGGCCCCCTCGGCGGTCCTGCCCGGAATCGGCTCCGCCGCCTCCGACCCCGGGGCGCTGACGGACACACAGGAGTTGTGGAATCGGATTCAATCCAGTCCGACCGGCGATCCGTTCTTCGACGCCACACCGGACAATCTCGCGCAGTACGCACCCGGTGACGTGATCGAATCGCGTGATGTCAGCTGGCCGGGGGTGCCGATGGTCTTCCTGACGGTGCTCACCCCGGTGCAACGCGCGATACAGCTGAAATTCCGGACCACGAACTCCTCCGGTGCGCCGTCGTTCGGAACCGCGACACTCTTGTTGCCCTTCGGCCGGTGGACCGGGCCGGGGAGTCGCCCGGTGCTGCTGAACGCGCCTCCGATCAACGCACTCAACCGGCGCTGCACTCCGGGCTACGTGTTCTCCCACGGATACGACCTGACCTCCGGCAACGGCAACGATTTCGTTCCGTCGCCGACCATGTGGGCCGCGAGCCGGAACTACGCGGTGGTGATCCCGGATCACGAGGGACCCTTGATGGCCTACGCCGAGCCGACCGTGGCCGGTCACATCATGCTCGACACCGTGCGTGCGGTACGCCACCTGATGCCGGATCAGTTCGGCGAGAGCCGTTTCGCGATGACCGGCTATTCCGGCGGCGCCATCGCCAGCTACGCCGGAGCCATGCTGGCGCGCGAATACGCCCCGGAACTGCTTCCCCTCCTGGCCGGCGCCGCGATGGGCGGCCTGCCCAGCGATTACGAATCCTTCGCGAAGACCTTCGACGGCACCTACGCCTCGGGCCTGATGTTGACCGTCACTCTCGCGCTGGCCCGGGAACATCCCGAAATCCTCGAGCGCATGAATCATCTCGCGCAATGGGCGGCCATCTCCCCGCTCAAGGACGTGTGCAGCTCGACCATGGCCGATGTCGGGATATTCGTGCCGTATGCGGCCCTGGCGAATATGGCCGATCCGCTGCACACCGAATTCGCCGACGAGATGTTCCGGCGATTGAGCCTGAAAGGCAAGAAGGCGGGCATGCCGATCTATGTCTACAACGGCCTGCACGATCCCTGGATGCCGGTTGCGAATGCCGAGAAATTCTATGCCGAACAATGCGCTCTCGGAGTCCCCGCGACGAAGAGCATCGTGGGTGGTGAACACATTCTCGGCTACTTCGACGGTTTCCTCGGCTCCACGCAGTGGCTGGGGGAGCGGTTGTCCGGAGTCCCGGCGCCGAATGCCTGTGAGGTCGCGCCGCGTGCGGAAACGACACCGGCACAGGGTAGTTCGAGCACTACGGCGACCACACCCACCCGAGCGGTGAAACCCTCCGCAGCACCGGGGCGCTGA
- a CDS encoding ADP-ribosylglycohydrolase family protein yields MIAHPSLVAADFCWQSCPHMLNLDTAHDSLEGLSVGDALDAQFFVPGRSVSDLHAGRPPQPPWQWTDDTEMACSVYAEVLGRGRIDRDALAVAFADRCEPYRGYGPGTVVVLHEIRDGRAWADAAGAVFGGRGSWGNGAAMRVAPLGAYFAGNPDRAAAQAALSAEVTHRHPEAIVGAMAIAVAASHAAAVRGKDCAPGELLGGATPYRRTPIACDLAVRNGSGRRAE; encoded by the coding sequence TTGATCGCACATCCGAGTCTTGTGGCGGCCGACTTTTGTTGGCAGAGTTGTCCGCACATGCTGAACCTCGATACCGCGCATGACAGCCTCGAGGGCTTGTCCGTCGGTGACGCGCTGGATGCGCAATTCTTCGTTCCCGGCCGTTCCGTATCCGACCTTCACGCCGGGCGTCCACCGCAACCTCCGTGGCAATGGACCGACGACACCGAGATGGCCTGTTCGGTGTATGCGGAAGTTCTCGGCCGCGGACGTATCGACCGTGATGCGCTCGCGGTCGCGTTCGCCGATCGGTGTGAGCCCTATCGTGGCTACGGTCCGGGCACAGTCGTTGTGCTGCACGAGATTCGCGACGGGCGCGCCTGGGCCGATGCGGCCGGTGCCGTCTTCGGCGGGCGCGGCTCGTGGGGGAACGGCGCCGCGATGCGGGTTGCTCCGCTCGGGGCGTATTTCGCCGGAAATCCGGACCGGGCGGCGGCGCAGGCCGCGCTGTCCGCCGAGGTCACCCACCGTCATCCGGAGGCGATCGTGGGCGCCATGGCGATCGCCGTCGCGGCCTCCCATGCCGCGGCGGTTCGCGGAAAAGACTGTGCGCCCGGCGAATTGCTGGGCGGGGCGACACCGTACCGGCGAACTCCCATTGCCTGCGATCTAGCCGTTCGCAATGGCTCCGGCCGTCGTGCCGAATAA
- a CDS encoding alpha/beta fold hydrolase: MASSGTTSVRANGVDLGIESFGRENDPLVVLVGAPTMLSWPDALCERLAAGGRRIVRYDLRDSGASTTVDPENPGYDLRDLVADAAALVTVLGAGTAHLGGVGVGGMVAQVAALDHPDIVTALTLVGTRPVAPGPVDADLPDHDPAVMAGLFSRSLPDWTDRDSVTAFAAEGAVGLGNDSDEAAATAGRIWDRTPSSDRAVHEANQLGMVFSRIDCAPRWRERLGELDVPTLVVHGRADPFFPVGNGKVLAAEIPSARLLVLDDMGTALRDSTADRIAAAMLAL; the protein is encoded by the coding sequence ATGGCGAGTTCGGGTACGACCTCGGTGCGGGCGAATGGTGTGGATCTCGGCATCGAGAGTTTCGGCCGCGAGAACGATCCGCTCGTTGTGCTGGTGGGCGCGCCGACGATGTTGTCCTGGCCCGACGCGTTGTGTGAGCGGCTCGCGGCGGGCGGGCGGCGCATCGTCCGCTACGACCTGCGGGACTCCGGCGCATCGACGACCGTCGACCCGGAGAATCCGGGGTACGACCTGCGGGATCTTGTTGCCGATGCCGCCGCGCTGGTTACGGTCCTGGGCGCCGGGACCGCCCATCTCGGCGGAGTCGGAGTCGGCGGGATGGTCGCTCAGGTTGCCGCGCTGGACCACCCGGACATCGTCACCGCGCTGACGCTCGTCGGCACCCGGCCGGTGGCGCCGGGCCCGGTCGATGCAGACCTCCCGGACCACGACCCCGCCGTCATGGCCGGGTTGTTCTCCCGCTCCCTGCCGGATTGGACCGATCGGGATTCGGTCACAGCGTTCGCCGCCGAAGGCGCCGTTGGGCTGGGCAACGATTCGGACGAGGCGGCGGCGACGGCGGGCCGAATCTGGGACCGGACGCCGTCGAGCGATCGTGCGGTGCACGAAGCGAATCAGCTCGGGATGGTGTTCTCCCGGATCGATTGCGCTCCGCGATGGCGGGAGCGGCTCGGGGAACTCGATGTGCCCACGCTCGTGGTGCACGGTCGTGCCGACCCGTTCTTCCCGGTCGGCAACGGCAAAGTCCTTGCCGCCGAGATCCCCTCGGCGCGACTGCTCGTCCTCGACGACATGGGTACCGCCCTTCGGGACAGCACGGCCGACCGGATCGCTGCCGCCATGCTCGCGCTATGA
- a CDS encoding winged helix-turn-helix transcriptional regulator, with translation MDPVVSVDDMTWTDSPCPVARTLDLVGDRWSLLIIRDAMDGARSFTDFQHRTGVARNILTDRLRRLVDRGLLERVTATSGRRRLYELTAAGRDLFTVIVAMRQWGERYTFGPREAHSVLVDESGRPLAPLRPVDSRGAVASVATTTVLHDNASGGPGRDRGDRH, from the coding sequence ATGGACCCCGTCGTAAGCGTCGATGACATGACCTGGACCGACTCGCCCTGCCCCGTCGCGCGCACGCTCGACCTCGTCGGAGATCGGTGGAGTCTGCTGATCATTCGTGACGCGATGGATGGCGCGCGATCGTTCACCGACTTCCAGCACCGCACCGGGGTCGCGCGCAACATCCTCACCGACCGGCTCCGCCGCCTGGTCGATCGTGGTCTCCTCGAACGAGTTACAGCGACATCGGGACGTCGACGGCTCTACGAACTGACCGCGGCGGGACGCGACCTGTTCACCGTCATCGTGGCGATGCGTCAGTGGGGCGAGCGGTACACCTTCGGTCCACGCGAGGCGCACTCCGTTCTCGTGGACGAAAGCGGACGCCCGCTCGCCCCACTGCGTCCCGTCGACTCCCGCGGAGCCGTCGCGAGCGTCGCCACAACCACCGTCCTGCACGACAATGCATCCGGTGGACCAGGTCGGGATCGTGGTGATCGACACTGA
- a CDS encoding MFS transporter encodes MSLTFGRRMLLAAICSVAVATVYVAQPVLAQIGRDLGVPEGELGWIVTAGQVGYLIGLTLLVPLGDKLDRRGLVVGHLILAAAGMSAAAVAPDLRLLLVGLAGAGVFAVVVQITVAFAADLSTPEDRGRTLGIVTSGVVLGILGSRTLAGGLAALWGWRSVYAVLAALLVVLAVFVRVLLPGDQRSGTPTYGETLLSLGRLFRDPLFVSRGLIAFFLFASFGTLWSGLALPLAAAPWHLSTAQIGLFGIAGLAGALGAARAGRWADTGRADLVTGGALVLLAASWLASGQATWSLWLTIVGVIVLDFAVQAVHVSNQALLTAAYPHRTSSAIGGYMLFYSLGSALGATATTTVYSTSGWHGSATLGATFALCALLVWALSTMLHAAPRGGGILCPHVAAGHRVTEQSVP; translated from the coding sequence GTGAGTCTCACATTCGGCCGGAGAATGCTGCTCGCGGCGATCTGCTCGGTCGCCGTCGCGACGGTGTACGTCGCGCAGCCCGTGCTCGCGCAGATCGGCCGCGACCTCGGAGTGCCCGAGGGCGAGCTGGGCTGGATCGTGACGGCAGGACAGGTCGGCTACCTGATCGGCCTGACTCTCCTTGTCCCCCTGGGAGATAAGCTCGACCGACGCGGACTCGTCGTGGGCCACCTGATTCTCGCCGCGGCCGGCATGTCGGCCGCGGCGGTCGCCCCCGATCTCCGACTTCTCCTGGTCGGCCTCGCCGGTGCCGGTGTGTTCGCGGTCGTCGTCCAGATCACGGTCGCATTCGCCGCGGATCTGTCGACTCCGGAGGATCGGGGCCGCACGCTCGGAATCGTCACGTCCGGGGTCGTCCTCGGCATTCTCGGATCACGCACGCTCGCAGGGGGACTCGCCGCGCTGTGGGGATGGCGAAGCGTCTACGCGGTGCTCGCGGCGCTTCTCGTCGTGCTGGCCGTCTTCGTTCGAGTCCTGCTGCCGGGCGATCAGCGTTCCGGCACCCCAACATACGGCGAGACACTGCTGTCCCTCGGGCGGCTCTTCCGGGATCCGCTGTTCGTTTCGCGCGGGCTGATCGCGTTCTTCCTGTTCGCGTCCTTCGGCACGCTCTGGAGCGGACTCGCACTACCGCTCGCGGCCGCGCCGTGGCACCTGAGTACAGCGCAGATCGGCCTGTTCGGAATCGCAGGACTCGCCGGTGCGCTGGGGGCCGCACGAGCGGGCCGATGGGCCGACACCGGCAGAGCCGACCTGGTCACCGGCGGCGCCCTGGTACTGCTGGCCGCGTCCTGGCTGGCCTCCGGACAAGCGACCTGGTCACTGTGGCTGACCATCGTCGGCGTCATCGTGCTCGACTTCGCGGTCCAAGCCGTACACGTCAGCAACCAGGCCCTGCTCACCGCCGCGTACCCACACCGAACCAGCAGCGCCATCGGCGGCTACATGCTCTTCTACTCCCTGGGCTCCGCCCTCGGCGCAACCGCCACCACCACGGTGTACTCCACGTCGGGATGGCACGGATCCGCCACCCTCGGAGCCACTTTCGCCCTCTGCGCACTCCTTGTCTGGGCGCTCAGCACAATGCTGCACGCCGCACCGCGCGGTGGCGGTATTCTGTGCCCTCATGTCGCAGCCGGGCATCGGGTGACGGAACAATCCGTACCATGA
- a CDS encoding LLM class flavin-dependent oxidoreductase: MTNQQTTLRFSVLDTAPIVQGSNASQALRDCVELAEFIDGLGFHRFWMPEHHGMRGVASAAPAVMVDRIASVTRNVRVGAGGVMLPNHSPIVIAEQFGTLEAFHPGRVDLGLGRALGGPRAVADRIRGPRERTATPFEDQVQELLGLFDERADNAVAAVPATGNRPEFWMLGSSDHTARVAGRLGLPFAAAHHLEPTNTLAAARVYRLAFQPSALCPAPRTMISVAAIAAENDDRAQWLSGSLRMKTARRKEKQAIRLPSPQTAADHGYAGKRHAEDELDGVFVGAPATVLPRLWELATATCAEELLIKTDVYDHHDRRESFRLLADNAPGVRPT; this comes from the coding sequence ATGACGAACCAGCAGACGACACTGCGCTTTTCGGTCCTGGACACGGCACCGATCGTTCAGGGCTCGAATGCGAGTCAGGCGCTGCGTGACTGCGTCGAGCTGGCGGAATTCATCGACGGGCTCGGCTTCCACCGGTTCTGGATGCCCGAGCATCACGGTATGCGCGGAGTGGCCAGTGCGGCACCGGCGGTCATGGTCGACCGCATCGCGTCCGTTACCCGGAATGTGCGGGTGGGAGCGGGCGGCGTCATGTTGCCCAACCACTCGCCCATCGTGATCGCGGAGCAGTTCGGCACGTTGGAGGCATTTCACCCAGGTCGCGTCGATCTCGGGCTCGGCCGTGCGCTGGGCGGGCCCCGCGCGGTCGCCGATCGGATCCGCGGCCCGCGCGAACGGACGGCCACACCGTTCGAAGACCAGGTCCAGGAATTGCTGGGGCTGTTCGACGAACGGGCCGACAACGCCGTAGCGGCGGTGCCCGCCACCGGCAACCGACCCGAATTCTGGATGCTCGGAAGCAGTGACCACACCGCCCGGGTCGCCGGTAGGCTCGGACTTCCGTTCGCGGCGGCCCATCACCTCGAGCCCACGAACACACTCGCCGCCGCCCGCGTCTACCGGCTGGCTTTCCAACCATCCGCGCTGTGCCCGGCGCCCCGGACGATGATCAGCGTCGCGGCCATCGCCGCCGAGAACGACGACCGCGCTCAGTGGCTCTCCGGATCGCTGAGAATGAAAACCGCACGGCGAAAAGAGAAACAGGCGATACGACTACCCAGCCCACAGACCGCAGCAGACCATGGATACGCCGGCAAACGGCACGCCGAAGACGAACTCGACGGCGTATTCGTCGGGGCCCCTGCGACCGTACTGCCGCGTCTATGGGAACTGGCGACTGCAACATGCGCGGAGGAACTGCTGATCAAAACCGATGTGTACGACCACCACGACCGCCGCGAATCATTCCGGCTCCTGGCCGACAACGCCCCCGGCGTGCGGCCCACCTAG